A window of the Macaca nemestrina isolate mMacNem1 chromosome X, mMacNem.hap1, whole genome shotgun sequence genome harbors these coding sequences:
- the LOC105478196 gene encoding prothymosin alpha, whose protein sequence is MSDAAVDTSSEITTKDLKEKKEVVEEAENGRDAPANGNANEENGEQEADNEVDEEEEEGGEEEEEEEEGDGEEEDGDEDEEAESATGKRAAEDDEDDDVDTKKQKTDEDD, encoded by the coding sequence ATGTCAGACGCAGCCGTAGACACCAGCTCCGAAATCACCACCAAGGACttaaaggagaagaaggaagttGTGGAAGAGGCAGAAAATGGAAGAGACGCCCCTGCTAACGGGAATGCTAATGAGGAAAATGGGGAGCAAGAGGCTGACAATGAGGTAGacgaagaagaggaagaaggtggggaggaagaggaggaggaagaagaaggtgaTGGTGAGGAAGAGGATggagatgaagatgaggaagctgagtcAGCTACGGGCAAGCGGGCAgctgaagatgatgaggatgacgATGTTGATACCAAGAAGCAGAAGACTGACGAGGATGACTAG